GGAGGAGCATACTGCGCCGTCCCTTGGTGCTCCTCAGAATCCTGGCAGAATGAAAGAATGATAGTGTCAATCGACATCTCCACCACCGCAAAGAAAAGCGTCGCAACAACATAGCCGAGAGCCCAGCAGACCTGCCAAAACAAAAAAGATCGAACATGACACTTTCAGATGGCATACTAGTTTTCATAGCATAATGAATTATATAAATTCCTTTAGTGTATAGAACTAGATCATATACAAATATACCAGCACAGGAAACAGAGGGGAGGATATCTTGTTATGAGCAGATCTATATTTGTGGGTGTCCAACATGAGGAAAGCAAAAACAGCACTTGAGAGGCTGACACATAATTTTCCCAAAAATAGAATGACATCTCCAATCACATTCACCCTTCCAATCCTAAGAATGTTGTTCATGATCAAGTCGGTTGCAATTGCAGATGCCCTACAGAAGCTTTTACCTGTTATAGCTATCTGCAGAAGCCACAAGCAAATTGCAAACAAacaattaaaaatggaaaggtGGCAAATATTAGCATATGGGTTATCCAACTTTTATTCATGGAACTAGAATTTGACATTATTACAAACCATTATGTAAGCATTGCGGTTCACAGATTTTATAGTCCACTCAACACATCTCAGACAAAACTGAGAAGTATGATGCACTGTCTTTCCCATACAGCCATCAGGCTCAGTGCCAGCAACTTTTAGTTTGCGACGGATTGACTCAAGCATGAAGCGAATTGATTCCACAAATGACACGATCAAGGAGCCAAGAGCAACAGACCCAAGGCTGTACCGCATTAGCCGCTTCATAGAGGAAAAAACTGGAAGGAAGGGAATCTCAGGCTGCATCGCCAGAAATTTAAAGAACAAAGAAGTCAATGCATTAAACAACAGAAAAGTATGATAAtagcaaataaatatataactcGTATTGTTAGAAATGACACCAAAATATAGATGCACAAAGGTCAGAAACTTGCATATTTTTCTTGATAACTATGCCAAGATGGCAACAGGTAGAAAGCCAACAATTTATAACTTGCATCATAACATACAAAAAGCAGGTAAAAAACACTAGTTCGTTTGCATCCCACTACTCTGCATGCGGCATTCAGAAACACTAAATTGTTTTGAATTGTCACATATAGAAAAGTTTAAAGATGGGAACATTTAAAGCCAGGACATAATACCCAAGTTTTCAGATGCAAGCAATAGCCTATCTTTCCAAGCAACTAATATGGCATGATTAAAACAAGGTACCTTGCATTCTCACTTGTACATGATTGCAACTATTGTTAAAGACAAATTTTCAGATAGCACagcaaaaaataaattgtttctTCAGAAGCTAAGACGCAGCCAAGTCCATAGTACATTGGCAGTGAGGCTTTCTCAGATTGGGCCATATCAGTATAGGGCACATGTTTCAGAAAATAGGTGAAGCTAAAGTACACATATGGCTTAGTAGCTTACCGATGTCTCACCACGAGTCCAGTAGTAGGAGGCAACAGAACCAGCAATTACAGTAGCAGAGCATGCTATAAAAAACTGTGTAGCCCAGTAACATCCAAACAGATGGAAAAATATCGCAACTGCTATATGAGGAGTGTAATGGATGCTATAGCCACAGCAACGCTCGCAGTTAACCTTTTTTGACCCAAGATCATAAGCACAGCAGTTGGAATTGCAGTCATTTTGGACTATTTGGCCAGAACTAAAAAGATGAAAAGCAGCTGAAAACCAGAACATATAAAAGATTGCAAGGACAGCACATGGTATAAATGGAAAAATTATGAGTGCTTGAACTTCTCCTACGACCTTTGCAGCCACCTGAAAAATGATCAAAACCTTAATTTATTAGCCAAAGAATGCATTTGTATGTTTTCGGACAACATTcttgtctctttttttttttttttcctaaagaaaaaaaaaacacatatgGCGTAGAAGCAACTTCTGCAAGAGCAGAAGCCCAGAAAGCTTTTCAATTATCCAGCACAGATTCATCGCTTAATAGTTTGACAAATAGCATTTTCCTGTAGGCAATAGACATATGAGATCCTACTTGTGGCCTCATGGACATTTCTAAGAAGCTAAGATTTaaacaaatataatttaattgcaTGTACAAGTTATCCCTGAGATCTGAGGAGGGAGAGCAGACTTTTGTTCCTCGTTTCAGATTGAGCTTCCTTAAATAGATTCCAgatttaacttgtttaattTGGAGTGATAAGCCATTCCACATTAAACCTCCAAAGACACAGCTTTAAGTTTCACAAAAATGTTTGAACTCATCATTAGTGACATTTTGGACGTTGcgacttaaaaacattaaatataCCTTGAGGACAGATGTTGCCATAAGTATACGGCGCACAATGGCAATTGATGTAAGGATAGCAACAACCATTATAAAAGTCATAAGAACAGCAAACGCACGAAGATGGTGTAGTTCCTGAAAGATGCAAATCATTATGTCAATGACATGCACATGCAAACATAGTAGCAAACttctacaaaaaaaaaaacatagcaGCAAAAGATGAGCAAGGGAAGTAAATAATCTGAGCATAGAACCCACCCGTCCAGATACATGGTAATATGGATCATGCTCACCAATGATAGGAGATATAGCATCATCGCCTATCCATCCAGctgaaaaagaaaggaaaagaaataaaatcacAATCTAGTCTCCATGATACCTATCATCCCATTCAAAAGCACgagacaagaaaaaaaaatgaaaatgataGACTACATATATGGACTTTGGAGACTCAAAAGGGAATAAGATTTCAGTCAAAACCTTGAGATTAAAGGAAAAGTTAATAATGCCAGACAAGCAACTCATGACATACATGGGCAACATGTGTCAGCAGCACCTGTACCTCTTCACtccaaaattttaagtttaaaatttatagttatATTGTTTTGATGATCATCCTACCTTACATTTGCAAAACTCCTACTCtacaaatatttcataaaaattttaaagtttacataaaaatattagttcaAACAAACACCTAAATATCTGACAATGGGAtgtgcagagagagagagagagagagagagggaggcaTTCT
The genomic region above belongs to Manihot esculenta cultivar AM560-2 chromosome 3, M.esculenta_v8, whole genome shotgun sequence and contains:
- the LOC110612256 gene encoding choline transporter protein 1, which codes for MRGPLGAVIGRYPSSDGSTQIDGIIRHNRKCRDVAFLVIFMAFWVAMIVNSSFGFNQGNPLRLTYGLDYKGNVCGDKHANPDLRELQLTYWLNPNQVYLSGLKNSQFKLANARSICLMDCPIPSEDALNWVCDYPDGDIRISSKDWINRNYDYFEFLTPEMRNTSLQLQGPCYPVIFPSVNVFWRCQFIAHASNVSLRHWQQMGGVNINEDIIMDKSIHKSINARSSVLKRYMADIGKAWPVLIVCGGLLPLFLSVIWLIMIRHFVAAMPWITVALFDILIITVTMFYYLKAGWIGDDAISPIIGEHDPYYHVSGRELHHLRAFAVLMTFIMVVAILTSIAIVRRILMATSVLKVAAKVVGEVQALIIFPFIPCAVLAIFYMFWFSAAFHLFSSGQIVQNDCNSNCCAYDLGSKKVNCERCCGYSIHYTPHIAVAIFFHLFGCYWATQFFIACSATVIAGSVASYYWTRGETSPEIPFLPVFSSMKRLMRYSLGSVALGSLIVSFVESIRFMLESIRRKLKVAGTEPDGCMGKTVHHTSQFCLRCVEWTIKSVNRNAYIMIAITGKSFCRASAIATDLIMNNILRIGRVNVIGDVILFLGKLCVSLSSAVFAFLMLDTHKYRSAHNKISSPLFPVLVCWALGYVVATLFFAVVEMSIDTIILSFCQDSEEHQGTAQYAPPLLIETLNDQNEMQRLTQ